The following nucleotide sequence is from Capra hircus breed San Clemente chromosome 16, ASM170441v1, whole genome shotgun sequence.
GAACAAAAGGCCCCCCTCTGGAAACTGAGTGGCCCTCTCTAGAACAGCAAATCGAGAGGGTGCCcgctggggagaggagaggcctgGCAGGGCTGCCCACTGGCCCCCAGCCCTTCTGAGCCCCAACCCTGTCTCCCGAGCCGCTTGCTGTTTCACTCCGCACCTTCGGGCCACCTGGCCCACTAGACTGTTTACCTCTGTGTCCTTCTCTGTGTCACCATACCATCAGCCTGCTCACCGTCTCTGATCCCTTTGTCCAGGCCGTGCTGCGTGGGGTGATAAGACAGGCCTTCCTCAAGCATTCCCATCTCACTGGCAATATTTAGCAACCCCAGATCAAACGCCTCAGGGATGGGGTCCAGGCACAGTCCAGCAGTGGGTCCCGCAAAGAGCAGAAGGCAGCAGTGTCCTTAGGAAGCTTGCGATGGAGCCAGCGTTATTGGGAAGCAGTTGGAGCTCCCGGAACACAAGCAGAGAGTCCACTCGTTTCTAGCGACTTCGGCCGTTTGCTGCGCCTCCTAAGTCCAAGGCTCTGCAGAACCTGGCCTCACGCTCTCCTCTCAGCCTGGCGGGGTCTGTGGCCCAGCACCTGCCTTTTTacgcacacacgtgtgtgtgcacacgcctCCATGGGAAAGCAGCATGGCGTAGAGAACAAGTCAGCAGCCCTGGGGGGCGGTCTGGGATCTGTCCACTGCTCTCTTAGCCCTTCTCCTGGCCGTCTCTGATCCCTCTCTGACCTCCGTTTCCTGTGAGTCACACGAGGCCCAGTTGCAGGGCCTAGCTCACAGCTTTGTCGTGTGCACCAAGCGTCGTGGACGCTGGGAAGAAGTGTCCTTGTTCCCATGCCCACCTAACGTCAgttctcccttctctccccacaCTTTCCCACGCTCCCGCCCCTCTCAGCTCACCGCCCCCACGTCAGGTGCCCCCAGGACGGTACTACTGGCTACTTAACCACTCTCATCCAGGTTTTTCAGGACAGGAATGATAGTGTTTTTCCGGAGAGCTTTAGGAGTAATCCTTTAGGGTCCTACTCCACCTTTTTGTACTCGGAGCATCTGTGCTTTACCAGAAAGTGGTGAGTGAGGAAGTCGCAATGCCAGGCCATGGAGTAGCTCAGAGGGGAGACCtcgaggaggagatggggacccTCTGCTACCCCGGAAGTCAGGCCACCCCGGAGGCTGCCCAGTCAATCTCGTGcagggaaaggaaggggagagagccGTCTGAGAGGCCTGTCGGCCTGCGAGGTGTGGCCGTCTTCTCGGTGCCAGTACCTGGAGACGACCCACCGGGGAGCAGGAAGCAGAAACGCGTGAAGCTCGGGGAGCAGGCCGGCTGTCTGTGCCGGAGGCCAGGGGTGCGGGCGGAGCAGgacgggggctggggtgggggcccgAGTAGGCCTCCCCGCAGCACGACCCCCTCTTACTCCGCTTCTGGCAGCTGAGGCTCCCCTGCCTTCTCACACACAGCTCTGAGCTGGGAGTTGGCAGTGGTCACGATGGGTAGACCAGCCTGCAaacaagaaaacaaggaaataacGATCCGCTACTATCAGCAGAGCCCTTCTGATAACGGATTTAATCAAAGATGGAACGAGAtgaaaagctgagcgccaaaaggGTCAGAGGCAAGAACTCCTAGGAAAAGACAGTCTGAGGTGTCTCTTGGGGCCTCTCACTGTCGTCAGTGAGCTGGAAATGCTAGTCTTGACGTGTAAATACGCCTGGCCACCCTCCCAGGCCCACCTCCAGCCTCACATATGTGGCACAGCTCCCCGGAGACGCTCAGAACCGGTTCACCCCACACCTTCCCTGGGAGGGATGGAGGTATCTTCACATCATAATTGTTTATCAGCAAACAGTTTAAAGCAAATGATACAAGATCACTTTTATAAGTCCAATAATAGCAGTTATGCCTTGTGAAACATCCCTTACATAGTTCTCACGACCACCCTGTGCGGCAGGGACTGTCACTGGAGGAGACTCAGACATCTTGCCCACAACCTATAGCTATTAAGCGACAGAGCGCCACAGCTCCCTTCACCCTCGGACCAGAGGATGAGAGGAATGTCTCGGCTTCCCTGGGGGCCTACCCAGCGAGTAGATGAGTAGATGGGGCTGAGCGGGTCCTCACGCGAAGGGCTGCAGCCCCGTCCACTGACCTCGCCCCCCACCCTGCAGCCTGGCCCAGTCGCTGTGGGCCCTCTTCACCTCCTCCCTGGCCATCTCCCTGGTGTTCGCCACCATCCCCTTCTGCCGGGACGTGGAGGTGCTGGCCTCCGTCATGGCGCTGGCCGGCCTGGCCATGGGCTGCATCGACACCGTGGCCAACATGCAGCTGGTGAGGATCTACCAGAAGGACTCGGCCGTCTTCCTCCAGGTGAGCCCCCGgcgggcctggggctggggcggggcaggGCTCAAAGGAGCTTCCTCAGCCCCCTGCCCGGGCCGGGTGTCCCTTCCTCACGGCCAGGACAGTGACCTGGAAAGAGCAGCAGGGTCAGGTTCAGAGTGACCACTTCCAGCTGGGCCATACTGGCTGTTATCTCTGGACTTGGGTGTCTTCATCTCTAAAACAGGGTGATGACCAGTGTGTGCAGAGAGTCACAGGAATCTAAGTGCTAATGAGAAAAGGCTCTTTGTAAATTGGGAAGGGGCGTGATGGAAGGACTTGCTGTTCTCTCGTCTCCTGTGTTTCTTCTTCCATCCTTCTCCCCCCTCTTGCCCGAGACTCTAGTCCAGCCCTTCGCTTTATCAACCCTTCTTCCCTTTGGGGTGTTACCTGGTGGATTCTAGCATGGGGATAGTCCCAGCTGAGGGTTAAGCTTTGGGAAAGAAGGGAGTGAGGGAGGCGTTGGCCACTGTCCCCAAGTTATCTCAGGCAGGAAGGTGGGGACAGGAGCTTCACTCCTCACCCCTTCTGCCTCCCACCCTCTGCTGCATCCAGGCAGGGGCTCCCCAGATGGGGCACATGGTGGGGTCATGCAAAACCTGAGCCATGCCTTCACCACCCCCAATTCTCTTCCCCCCcaggttctccatttctttgtgGGCTTTGGTGCACTGCTGAGCCCTCTCATCGCTGACCCTTTCCTGTCTGAGGCCAACTGCTTGCCTGCCAACAGCACAGCCAATGCCACCTCCGGCAGCCATCTGTTCCATGCCTCCAGGGTCCTGGGCCGCCAGCACCCTGAGGCCCAGCCTTGGTCCAACCGGACGCTGCCTGGGCTGCCCTCGCAGGATGGGGCAGGGACCCGTGTGTCCTATGCCTTCTGGATTATGGCTCTGATCAACGTGAGTGcccctgggcagggctgggtgagGGCTAGTGGACAGTCCCCTACCAGGCCATACGAGCTCCCAGTACAGATTCTTCCGTTTCTGAGAAATGGACTGGGGCTGAGATGTGCCTTCAGGCAGAGGGGAAAGCTGACCCCCAGAGATGGATCCTGACCACAGGGAGTCGCAGGAGGTCACCTCTAAGGCCCTTCAGTTGTGACACCCTGGGACTGAGATTCTCCAAGGAGGTAAAACAGTGAGCAGGTTTAGCGCCATGACATCAGGGCTGACTTCCAAGTCCTCGGAGCTCCCCTAAGGCAACCAGCTCTTCTTCTCCAAGGGCAGGTGAAGTGGACCTCGGGACAGAGCCCTGCAggacacaccaggctcccctctgggGTCCTCAGTCACTAGTGGGCTTCTCCTGTTCCTGCTGTGAGGTGGGCCCCCATGGAGGCTGGAGGATGGACAAGATGACCTCCAAGGGGCCCTGCATGAGGTGGCTGCCCTGGTGGGGACAGAACGGGGAGACCACCACACGGTGGCCAGGGCAGGTCTCGGGGCCCTCTGCACCCCAGCTCGCATGCTCCTCTGCCAAGTCAGGGCTGACTCGCACCTGGCTGGAAGCCCCCTGGGGCCCTGCAGCCTAGGTTAGCCCAGGCTGGGGCCAGAGCGAGAGGATGGGGAACCCCCGCCAGCTCCTGGCCAGCTTAGGGCTGATGgctgggagcagcaggggcaggcgctggggtgggggtggtctgcccggctgtggggtggggggtggaggtggagcaggcgctggggtgggggggggtctgCCTGGCTGTGGGGTGCAGGTGGAGCAggcgctggggtggggggtgcaggtgGAGCAggcgctggggtgggggtggtccgCCCGATCGTGGGGTGCAGGTGGAGCAggcgctggggtggggggggggggggggggggcaggcgctggggtgggggtggtctgcCGGCGTGGGGTGCAGGTGGAGCAggcgctggggtgggggtggtctgcCCGGCCGTGGGGTGCAGGTGGAGCAggcgctggggtgggggtggtctgcCCGGCCGTGGGGTGCAGGTGGAGCAggcgctggggtgggggtggtccgCCCGGCCATGGGGTGCAGGTGGAGCAggcgctggggtgggggtggtctgcCCGGCCGTGGGGTGCAGGTGGAGGCAggcgctggggtggggggtggggtggggggggtgggcggcgctggggtggggggtggaggtggagcaggcGCTGGGGTTGAGGGGGTCTGCCTGGCTGTGGGGTGCAGGTGGAGCAggcgctggggtggggggtggaggtggagcaggcGCTGGGGTTGGGGGGGTCTGCCTGGCTGTGGGGTGCAGGTGGAGCAggcgctggggtgggggtggaggtggagcaggcgctggggttggggggggtctGCCTGGCTGTGGGTGCAGGTGGAGCAggcgctggggtggggggtggaggtggagcaggcgctggggttgggggggggtctGCCTAGCTGTGGGGTGCAGGTGGAGCAggcgctggggtggggggtggaggtggagcaggcgctggggtgggggtggtctgcCCGGCCGTGGGGTGCAGGTGGAGCAggcgctggggtgggggtggtctgcCTGGCTGTGGGGTGCAGGTGGAGCAGGCGCTGGGGTGGGGTGGTCCGCCCGATCGTGGGGTGCAGGTGGAGCAggcgctggggtggggggtggaggtggagcaggcgctggggtgggggtggtctgcCTGGCTGTGGGGTGCAGGTGGAGCAGGCGCTGGGGTGGGGTGGTCCGCCCGATCGTGGGGTGCAGGTGGAGCAggcgctggggtggggggtggaggtggagcaggcgctggggtggggggggtctgCCTGGCTGTGGGGTGCAGGTGGAGCAggcgctggggtggggggtgcaggtgGAGCAggcgctggggtgggggtggaggtggagcaggcgctggggttggggggggtctGCCTGGCTGTGGGGTGCAGGTGCCTCATCGTTTGTCACTCTGACTTGGAGTCTGTCTTGTCACCCGTGCCGAGGCAGGCAGGCTAGGCCTCAGAGTGGCGCCATACAGGTAGTATTGAAAAAGGCCTTTGAGGATACCCAGTCCCACTAACTGAGaaggcaggaaatggcaacccactccagtgttcttgcctggagaatcccagggatggaggagcctggtgggctgccgtctctggggtcgcacagagtcggacacgactgatgcgacttagcagcagcagcagccccgctAAACAGCCAGACCGTCACTGGCTCCAGGGCCTGTAAAGGGGCCAGTCAGAGACTTGACCAGGCTGGAACCCTGGCCTCCGGCACGAAGCCCTCCCAGCTGCCCTGTAATCGACTGctcacttcctttctcttttgcaaCTTTCCCTGCACCAGAGTGCTCACGGGAGGGCCTCAAAAGCGCACCCCTCTCCCTCTgctccttccctttccttcccgTGGCCATCATTGTTCGGGGAACAATGCAGCTTTGGGCCTTGTCCTCCAAGGGGGACCTAGGAAGGCAAAGGGCCCTGTCAGTACAATGTCAAGGCTGAGACTCTGGACCGGGAAGCCGGAACGTCCAGCCAGCTTAAGCCCGAGGTCTGTTTTCTCTTGCTCCACGAGGCGCAGACTGGAGGCACTTTGTCTGCTGCAGGGTTTCCGGACTTTTTCCATTGGTTTGTGTCTGGAGATAAACAGTCCACCCCAGAAGAGAATGGGCTAAGCATGCCTGTGGGCAAATGCAAGCACACAGGCCAGCCCACCTGGCATCCTCTGGCTTTTAAGGTGGAGCCTCTCTTTCCTGAATGGGCTCTTAATAAAGATCCAGTGTGTTCCTGCTGGCAACATCAGCCAACCCCGGTGAAGTCCTTCCCACCACCCACCTCTCTGGAAAGCCCAACCTGAGTGAGCACACCTCTTTCACAGCTGTTTCCCCTTGGCCTTCACCCAGGCGTTCTGCTGCCAGAGGCCTCTGCATGTGGGTTTCCTGTTTCCCCCATCAGATTGGAGAGAGGGCTTCACCTCCCGCATCAGACCCAGGACTCCGGAGGCAAGGGCCGTCTCCTCCATTCAGGCCCGGTTTATGGCTCTAATGCTGCTGGGGTCTGCCTGACTGACATTAATAAGGGGAAGGAGGCTCCCAAAGTGCCCCCAAGGAGGTGCCAGCACAGGGGTGGTGTTTAGCTGACTTGGGGAAATGCCTGTGTGAGCCAGCCTGTCTCCAGGCGAGGTAGAGGCTTGCCCAGGGCAGTGCCAGGCAGAGGCTGGCAGCTAGCTGATGTCTGTGCCAGCTTTGCCTGTGAGCCCCGAGGAGCCCATTGGCCCCTGGGACACTTCCATAGCTCCCTGGGCTTCTTCTTCTAAAGCAAAAGGAGCCAGGGTGCAGTTACAGCAGGAAGGGCAGAGGTTAGACTCGACAAAGGACTTCCTGGCAGCAAGGGTGGTCAGACACAGGCAAGGCACCTGAGGGAGGCGGTGGAGGCAACTCCAGGAGAGGAGACAGTTCTCATTGCTCTGGGGGGTTCATAAAACCTAAGTGACTTAACGCAAGTGTCAGTCAACCTGACTCTGGGCTCTGCGTGCGTGTTGTTCGTAGCATGCATTTCTCAATCTAAAGGAGGCCCTGCCTCTGTTTACCTTGAGGGCAGCCCCTGTGCTTTTGTGAGGTATATCACCCAGAACAGCCCCTGACATGGAGACAGCACTGGTTAGAATCAGGATGCCTGGGCGCCAGTCTAATCCTGCCTCAAGTCAGCTATGTGGCCCACACTAATGCTCTCAGACCTTCCCACTGCAGCAGGTTTAGACTAAGTGATAACTCCGAGCCTCAGTTGCCCCACCTGGAAAGTAGGTTTAATGATTTCCCCCAGCACATTTTAAAGAACTGTGATGAACAAAAGCCAAACTCCTTTCTAAAGCATCACATACTCTGCCAGCGTGAATGAGTGTGAGGGGCCATTTCCAGCCCTGCTCAGGACAAGGATGTTGGAAAGGAGTTTATCTCTTGCACGTCCGGTGCCAGCAGAGGCCCCATGCGAGTCCAAGCTTTGCGTGTGAGAAGCACCTGTCTGTTCAGGGAAATGACTGCAGTTGAAGTCTGGCAGCAATTACAGCAAGCCTGCAGGGGTCAAGGCACCTGGTAGAGTTAGCTGGGGCTGGCTCTCAGGGGGCACCCTGTGGAAGGAGCCGTCGTCTCCCAGGACCGTGCAGGCCTCGGCCGCACAGCCGGGCGGAGGGGGTGCAGCAGGCCGGGCTGGGAAACGGGCCGCCTGGCGGGGCGCGGGCTCTGACCCTCTGCCCGCCCCCAGCTCCCGGTGCCCTTGGCCGTGCTGTATCTGCTGTCCAAAGAGCgcctgctgggctgctgcccTCAGAGGAGGCCCCTGCTGCTGTCTGCGGACGAGCTCACCCTGGAGACACAGCCTCCTGAGAAGGAAGACGCATCCTCGCTGTCCCCCCAGTTCCACCCAGGTGGGGACTGTAAGGAACCCTCAGGCTCAAAGCCCCATTCCGAGGCTCCCCTGCTAAGCCCTCCCGCCCAGAGGGCAGACGTGGATCACAGGTGGTCATGGCTGGGAAAAAACCCTTGGCCCTGCTGGTctcggggtgtggggaggggcaagAGATGGAGCAAACGGGACAGAAGGAGAGGAGAGCAGCTCGCACCCCCGCCCTGCCTCACCCTGGCAGTGTGACCTCGGGCACCCTgcctgtgtgacctcgggcacgCTGCCTAGCCTCTCTGAGCCCTGCTTCCAACCGCCCTGCGAAATGGACAGGGGCTGTCCTCATGAGCCGTCGGAAGGTGGAGAAGGTGGGAGGCAGGAAGTGGTCTCCTTTCTGCCAGAACTGAGACCTGTCCCCCATTCCTGTGTCCCATCCAGGGCACGAGGACCTGTTCAGCTGCTGCCAGAGGAAGAACTTCAGAGGGGTCCCTTCTTCCTTCTTCGCCATCCACATCACAGCTGCCCTGGTCCTGTTCATGACCGACGGGCTGACGGTGAGCCTGCCCTTGGAGGGCGCCCCTCATGGGGCACCCCCTGAGCCTCAAGTCCAGGtgtggagagagaaaggaggtggATCAAGGTTTCCTAGAGACCGCACCTCTAGTACAGTTGATCCAAGTGTTTAAACTCAGTATAAGTCCCAGGCAAGAGCCTCTCTAGAACTGAATACAGCCTCTGGGAACCTTGGTCCTCTGTGTTGTTCCGTTTTTCTTTTCACGAACCCTGTGGATAAGGGACTCTGGTGTGTCACACGTTCTTCAAAGGGGCAGTGCCCTGTTCCCCCAGGTAGAGGTCATGCCATATAGACGCTAGGGCTTTCTGCTTCCTGGAACACTTTCCAAGCCTCGGCTTCTCAAGCCACGTGGTAAACAAGCTACGGGCAGTATCCGGGCCCAGCCGGCCGCCAGTGACCCCTGTCACTGTGTTCACTGCTTCTCTCCAGAAACCTCTGCAGGATTAGATTAGGACTGTTTGCAGTGGCTGACTGACTAACTGGTTGCCATATGAGGGACTCTCCAAAGAAAAGGCCCTGAAGGCCTAGATGACCTGGTAGAAAGTACTCGTGACAGGACTGGTTGACTTCCAATGctcagtgtgaccttgggcaagtcacttccctccgccctttcatctgtaaaatgagatgcCTGTACACGCCTGTTTTAGCTGCGGCACCCTTCCTTTAGCAAAAAGCCTTCTGTGGAATCCTCCTAAATGGGGCATGTAGTGAAATTCTGCTCTGGCTGAGGGGGGcagagcctgcctgcctgcctggacCCCGTGGGGCTCCTCTGGGACCCAGACATGCCTTCCTGAGCCCCCGGCTCCCATGGGCGCCATCTGCAGGCTTCCCGTGGGCACCATCGCCTGCGGGCTGTGGCGCTCAGGTTCCAGCCTCAGCTCAGGCCCATGTGTGCCGGTGGGCTCGGCTCCAGGCCTCTGGAGCAGGGCTGGTCCCCACTGGCCCAGACCACGCCTACCCAGCTGGGAACACTGCAGGTGTGCTCAGCGGGACCCATCTCCCCACAGGGCGCATACTCCGCCTTCGTGTACAGCTATGCAGTGGAGAAGCCGCTGTCCGTGGGACACAAGGTGGCCGGTTACCTCCCCAGCCTCTTCTGGGGCTTCATCACCCTGGGCCGGCTCATCTCCATTCCTGTCTCCTCCAGAGTAAAGCCAGCCACCATGGTTTTCATCAATGTGGTAAGCGGCCCCTTTCACTGCTTGGAGACCCAGAAGAACCGTTCACCCCATGCCACAGCCCTGCCCCAGGACACCTTCTCAGACTGGACTCTGCCccgggtgggggggggcgggggtggaatGTCGACGTACAAGGGTGGGAAAGAGATGCTGGGGTGGAAACCCAAGGCGTGCGGCCCACTTGCATGGTCTTGGAAaagccctttcctctctctggggCTCAGACTTTGTACCCACTGAAGAAAGGGGCTATGGGAAGTGACTGGTGCTGTGTCGGGAGCAGGTCCCCGCTGACAGCCTGCCGGACGAGGAGGGAAGCAGGGCTGACTTTGATCCTTCCTGGTTCACTCTGGTGCCCAGGGAGGGGGTCAGAGCGCTGTGGCCGGCAGAGGCACCATCTCGGGGATGGCGCCTGGGAATTTGCATCTTGCAGCTCTCCCAGAGTAGCACGTAGGATGACCTTCAAGGAGCTAGTCTCTCTGGAGGTCTGGGCCTGAGAGGTGGTTAAGACTTTCCATCCTGATGTGTATCCCTGCCACCACCTATGACAAAGAGGTCCAGATTACAGACTCCTGTAAGGTTGTTTAGCCCAACTTCTGACCAGGGCTCAAATCACCTCTATAATACTGCTTCCAAGCGGTCTAAAATCTGTCTAAACACCCCTAGTGAATGGAAACTCACCACCTCTCCAAGAAGTCCAATCCACTGTCAGAATGTACTTTCTTGAGTTTCTAGAGGAGGGTGGGGAAATAATGTAgaggctcttgcctggagaatcccatggacggaggagcctggcaggctacagtccacggggtcgcaagagtcggacacgactgagcgactaccaccaccaccaccatagagGCCAAAGGTCATGAGCTCCAAGAAAGGCCCTTGGATTGGGCCTTGTGCTGACTGATGACTTAAAAGAAAGAACTTTTGTTCAATGtagctgggaggtgggggtggcgtAGAAGCCAAACTCAAAgagtttgggaattccctggtggtgtgGGTTAGTGGTGAGGACTCattgcttctactgcagggggcatggatttgatgGGGGCTGagagcagggaagggaagggagagggagagaaggtaGTAGACGTGTGAGGAGCTGAACAGGCTTGTTTGACAAGAGTTGGGTGGTGTGAGTGCATTtgcaggcagaggagaaagggagggagcctGTGAGGACACGGGGTCAGAGGGGACGTGAATGGGGAGGCCAGGGAGAGGCGAGGGGTCGGAGGGCAGCGTGTGGAACAGGGGTGGCGCGATGCAGGTCCCCCTGGGGGAGAAGATGAGGGTACAGAGGCTGCTGGTGGCCCAGCTCTCCAGCACACGAGGCCAGCTGCTTAAAGACAGAGTGACTCTGAGTTTGGGAGAAAGCAGGAAGTCGGAGGCATCCACGGGACTCAGACACTGGCAATAAACTCAGCCGGGGTGCTGGGTTTAAAGAGGAAAATCAGATTTCTGGGTCCAACTCAGACTTGGTGAATCCGAATGTCCAGAGGTAGGGGCTAGCAATCTATACCGTCAACAGACACCCGAGGGCGGGGGTTGGAGGGTGGGGGTGTTCCTGTCATCAAGAAGTTTGGAAAAACACTATCCTACAGCAAGTGATTCCCAAATACATTAGCCCCCTCAACCCCATGTGCTTTTGGAATatacagattcctgggccctgGCCCCGGGGAGTCGGGGAGTGGAGTGGAACCCGGGTGTCTGAGTTGTTTTTAAGCTCTTTAAGTGCTTTTCTTCGGCAGGTTGCTGGGACCATAACTGAACCGCCCTGAACGGGGTGCAGCTGCCAAGTCTCAAATTCACCGCGGTTTCTTCTCAGATTCCACTCCGTTTAAAATTAAGGGTTAAGGGTTATTCTGCTCTTGATGTTCTCCTGGATCTCAACGCTGTGTGCGGGGCCCTGCAGGGAACGGCTGGGCTGCCATATTCTCTAAGTGGAGCTCTCTGGCTTTAGGGCGCTTCCAGTTGGCTAGGGAAGAAGATGGGGAGAGGGAGTCTGTGTCCTGGCTGGAAGGCAAGGCGAGGGTGAGGAGCTGGTAGGCAGCTGGGGAGCGGGGCACGCCGAGTGGGGGCGGAGTTGCTAACTTGCCCTGGCATCCTGCGTCTTCTGTCAATCAGGCTAACGTAAGAGAGAGGTgcggtttgttgttgtttttgccacACCTCGCCacgtgtgagatcttagttcccagtccGGGGATCAAACACACGCCCCCCGGCAATGGAAGCGCAGGTTCTGAACCGCTGGACCGCCAGCGAAGCCCTGAGTTGGGTGTTTTTCAAACGTGCCAAGTGTAGCGATTCTCAGGTGACTCTTGGAGGCCTGGTGTAAGCGGAGGGGAGCAGGAGGTGACCGCTCCTTAAGCTTGCGCGGCAGGCCGTCCGCGCGATGCCGGGGGCTGCTGGCCCTCCTCTCCGGGTCTCTCCTGTCCTCGGCGGTCTCCTTCCTTGGCAGACGCAGCTGGGGAAGGTGCAGTTCCCGCGCACTCCACAGGGCCGTGCCCTAGTCACACAGCCCGCCCGGGGCCAGGAGGCGTTTCGTCTGGAGACGGACCGGCTTTTCTTTCTCAGCGGCCTCCCAGCTGCTCCCCAGCTCCTCAGCGCCCCCTTCTCTGCTGTGACAGGTCGGCGTGGTGGTGACGTTCCTGGTGCTTCTTGTTTTCTCCCATAACGTGGTCTTCCTGTTCGTGGGGACGGCCAGCCTGGGTCTGTCCCTCAGCAGCACCTTCCCCAGCATGCTGGCTTACACCGAGGACGTGCTGCAGTACAGAGGTGAGCCCCTCCTTCCTCCGCGCCCACCCTCTCCCCGGGGCCTCACAGCCTGAATGTGGGAAAGGCTCACAAACAGTGTTGTTCCCACCCGCGTGGCCCCCTTCTTTCAACATATGCTGGATCCGGAGATTTCAGACCACAGACAAGCAGTGAGCGCCTCTTTCCCATCTTCTTTTTCCCCATagtggttggtggtggtggtggtggtttagccgctcagccgactctgtgtgacctggactgtagcctgccaggctcctctgtccatgggattttccaggcaagaatactggagtgggttgccatttccttctccaggggatcttcctgacccagggattgaacccaagtctcctgcattgcaggcagattctttaccaactgagcatgTTACACAGCTGGCATTTTGGGTAACAGGCATGGGCTGGAAATTCCAAGTTCAAGGAAAAGCAAATATGCATGGGAAAaattatagcacagggaaagagTTTTATAACTTATCAGTAAAAGTACctgcttgctttgttttcttgTGGATGTTGTTGGAAACAGAGGATTGGAACAATGACTCCACACCTGATTCACGGTTGTGACATGGCCTTTTTGAAAACCTCTGATTCTCTCAACTAAGCTTCCCTTTCTGTAGCCTCCCGAGTGTGCATAGCAAAGatctttttcagaaaaacaagttaattaaaaattattatgtttTGAACATTTAATGTTACCCTCAGACGTAATCAGATTCCCCAGAATGTTGGAAAACCACCACTAAAGATGAGTGATTTCTTTGGAGCAGGAGTGGGGGCAGTTGGTGTCTGGGGGCTGGAGTGTGGGGCAAGACGGGATCAGAGCAATTAGTGCTACAGCCCACCCATCTGCTGAGCTGATCCTGAGACCAGGATCCTTGAAATCCCAAACTTCAAAGAAGTAA
It contains:
- the MFSD4A gene encoding major facilitator superfamily domain-containing protein 4A, yielding MGCDVRVSGLLRRNLQPTLTYWSVFFSFGLCIAFLGPTLLDLRCQTRSSLPEISWVLFSQQLCLLLGSALGGVFKRTLAQSLWALFTSSLAISLVFATIPFCRDVEVLASVMALAGLAMGCIDTVANMQLVRIYQKDSAVFLQVLHFFVGFGALLSPLIADPFLSEANCLPANSTANATSGSHLFHASRVLGRQHPEAQPWSNRTLPGLPSQDGAGTRVSYAFWIMALINLPVPLAVLYLLSKERLLGCCPQRRPLLLSADELTLETQPPEKEDASSLSPQFHPGHEDLFSCCQRKNFRGVPSSFFAIHITAALVLFMTDGLTGAYSAFVYSYAVEKPLSVGHKVAGYLPSLFWGFITLGRLISIPVSSRVKPATMVFINVVGVVVTFLVLLVFSHNVVFLFVGTASLGLSLSSTFPSMLAYTEDVLQYRGCATTVLVTGAGVGEMVLQMLVGSIFQAQGSYSFLVCGVIFGGLAFTFYILLLFFHRMHPGLSSGPTQDKALGMESLESYQR